Sequence from the Thiohalospira halophila DSM 15071 genome:
ACGATGCGGTCAAGGGCGTGGACCGGCTGGACGAGCTCACCTGCACGGCCCGGGACAACCGGGCCAGCGCGGTGGCCACCATGGCCGAGGGTGGGGCTTCCCTCCGCTTCCTCAACGAGATCGACACCGAGGTGGCCGCCATCACCGACCTGCCCGAGCGGGCGGAGGAGCCGGTGGTGCGCGAGTTGCACCGCAGCGACCTGGTGGCGGCGGTGGCGGTGGCCGGCGACATGCCCCGGGACCGGCTGGAGGACTACGCCCACCGGCTGGAGGAGCGGATCATGGCCCTCTCCGGGGTGGCCGGAGTGGCCCTCCACGGCGTCTCCCAGCGCCAGTGGGAGGTGACGGTGCCGCGGGAGGTGCTCGGCCAGCACGGGCTGTCCGCCCGGGAGCTGGCCGCCCGCGTGGCGCGCCAGAACGTGAACATGCCCCTGGGCACCCTGGAGACCCCCGAGCGCGACATCCGGCTGCGCCTCACCGACCAGCGCCGCTCCCTGGACGAGCTGCGCGACCTGGTCGTGGTCTCGGATCCCGAGGGCGGCGAGCTGACCCTGGGCGACATCGCCACCCTGGAGCAGGTGGGCGAGCGGGCCGAGGAGAAGGTCCGCTTCGACGGGGAGCGGGCGGTGGTGCTGGAGGTCAGCAAGAGCCTGCGTGCCGACTCGCTGCGGGTGAAGGACCGCCTCGCCGACCTGCTCGAGGAGGAGCGCCGGCGCTACGAGGGCGGCGTGCGCCTGGCGGTGACCCAGGACATGACCAGTATCGTCCGCGACCGGCTGCAGATGCTGGTGGCCAACGGCATCATCGGCCTGCTGCTGGTGGCGGCGGTGATGAGCCTGTTCTTCCGGCCGCGGCTGGCCCTGTGGGCCGTGCTGGGGCTGCCGGCAGCCTTCGCCGGCGCCGTCTTCGTCATGGCGGTGACCGGGCTCTCCCTCAACATGATCACCCTGGTGGCGCTGCTCATGGCCATCGGCATCGTCATGGACGACGCCGTGGTCATCACCGACAACATCGCCGTCCAGGCCGCCCGACAACGCTCGGCCCTGGCGGCGGTGACCGAGGGCACCCGCCAGGTGCTGCCCGGGGTGCTGTCGTCCTTTTTGACCACGGTGGTGGTCTTCGCCCCCCTGGCCTTCCTCGCCGGGCAGCTGGGGGCGGTGCTGGAGGTGCTGCCCATCGTCCTCATCGCCGCCCTGGCCGCCAGCCTCGTGGAGGCCTTCTGGATCCTGCCCCACCACCTCAAGGGGAGCGTGCCCGGGCTGGCCGCCGGCCACGAATCTCGCTTCCGGAAGGCCTTCGAACGCGGCTTCGCAGCCTTCCGCGAGGGGGTGGGCCGCGCCGCCGACCGGGCCGTGCGCTGGCGCCACGCCGTACTGGGGCTGGTGGCCGCCGTCCTGCTCGGCTCCGGCGGCTATCTGGTCGGGGGCCACATCGGCAGCGAGGCCATGCCCGCCGTGGAGGGCGATGTGCTGGAGGCGCGCATCCTCCTGCCCCAGGGCACGCCCCTGGCGCGCACCGAGGCAGTGGCCGAACGGGTGGAGGCGGCGGCGCACCGGATCGACGACCGCCTGACCCCCGAACAGCCCGGGGGCACCCGGCTGGTGGAGGCCGTGCAGACCCGCTTCAACCACAACCCCAGCGCGGGCGAGGCAGGCCCCCACGTAGCCACCGTCATGCTGGACCTGCTCACCGCCGAGCGGC
This genomic interval carries:
- a CDS encoding efflux RND transporter permease subunit; this encodes MIRWFAGHPTAANLLLLVLLAAGLFAAPELQRETFPDYRPVEVSVEVAYRGATAADVEDEVCRRIHDAVKGVDRLDELTCTARDNRASAVATMAEGGASLRFLNEIDTEVAAITDLPERAEEPVVRELHRSDLVAAVAVAGDMPRDRLEDYAHRLEERIMALSGVAGVALHGVSQRQWEVTVPREVLGQHGLSARELAARVARQNVNMPLGTLETPERDIRLRLTDQRRSLDELRDLVVVSDPEGGELTLGDIATLEQVGERAEEKVRFDGERAVVLEVSKSLRADSLRVKDRLADLLEEERRRYEGGVRLAVTQDMTSIVRDRLQMLVANGIIGLLLVAAVMSLFFRPRLALWAVLGLPAAFAGAVFVMAVTGLSLNMITLVALLMAIGIVMDDAVVITDNIAVQAARQRSALAAVTEGTRQVLPGVLSSFLTTVVVFAPLAFLAGQLGAVLEVLPIVLIAALAASLVEAFWILPHHLKGSVPGLAAGHESRFRKAFERGFAAFREGVGRAADRAVRWRHAVLGLVAAVLLGSGGYLVGGHIGSEAMPAVEGDVLEARILLPQGTPLARTEAVAERVEAAAHRIDDRLTPEQPGGTRLVEAVQTRFNHNPSAGEAGPHVATVMLDLLTAERRTVDLDELTAAWREAIGTVPGLHSLTIQEPGFGPAGKPVEIRLQGEDLAALKAAAREAAEHLAGYEATYNVLDDLRPGAPQRSLALAPGAHGLGLTAEEVGAQLRATWLGEIADTRRIGARDVEILVRGPAGDRDSLGDLAEQTITLPDGERVPLGEVVTIRAQRAWAQITRVDGRRTVTVEANVDARQSSGQNIVDDLRADWLAGFQGRHPAVDISFEGQVARSAETGASIARGLLIGLVGVFVVLSFQFRSYVEPLIVMLAIPVTLIGAVWGHVLTGYYLSMPSLIGAAGLAGIAVNDAILLVQFIKANRGAGLSAAVAAGRASRDRFRAILITSTTTIAGLLPLLLETSTQADSIKPLVISVVFGLLTITVLVLLVIPALYVLFDDWGWARTPATEEEAD